From Rhodothermales bacterium, one genomic window encodes:
- a CDS encoding ectonucleotide pyrophosphatase/phosphodiesterase: MRFALTLLAALCFAGCAPSPATAPSVPTSPVGGATAPERLAFPEGSGGTNAPAHRDAPTVVLVSFDGFRHDYLDRYPTPNFDRVAEAGVRADALVPSFPTLTFPNHYSIATGMYPDRHGLVGNTIYDPGFDATYSMRDRDAVGDGRWYGGEPIWVTAETQGLVTASYFWVGTEAPVMGVRPTTWKPYDNDVTYEARVDSALAWLSLPDARRPRLLTLYFSAVDGAGHRHGPDSPEVADAVARVDSALGRLLDGIERIDGRDDVNVVLVSDHGMAQPDAGQAVVVTDYVTLPDDVQALTAGPELMLWLDEAAADSLDVLLDVALPPTVRSYTRDELPEGWHFGTSPRTPPLILVAERPVLVGLPRHFERPWGGVHGYAPEDSTMGGIFLAAGPQVAAAGRIAAFDNVHIYPFLTALLGLRPNPDIDGDATVLAPALR, translated from the coding sequence ATGCGCTTTGCCCTCACCCTTCTCGCCGCTCTCTGCTTCGCCGGGTGCGCTCCGTCACCCGCCACCGCGCCGTCCGTCCCCACGTCGCCGGTTGGCGGGGCCACCGCGCCCGAGCGGCTTGCGTTCCCCGAAGGCAGCGGCGGCACGAACGCGCCCGCGCACCGCGACGCCCCGACCGTCGTGCTCGTCTCGTTCGACGGGTTCCGCCACGACTACCTCGACCGCTACCCGACGCCGAACTTCGACCGCGTCGCAGAAGCAGGCGTCCGCGCCGATGCGCTCGTCCCGAGCTTCCCCACGCTCACGTTCCCGAACCACTACAGCATCGCCACGGGGATGTATCCCGACCGCCACGGCCTCGTCGGGAATACGATCTACGACCCCGGCTTCGACGCGACGTACTCGATGCGCGACCGCGATGCCGTCGGCGACGGGCGGTGGTACGGCGGCGAGCCGATCTGGGTGACGGCCGAGACGCAGGGCCTCGTCACGGCGTCGTACTTCTGGGTCGGGACCGAGGCCCCGGTGATGGGCGTGCGGCCGACGACGTGGAAGCCGTACGATAATGACGTGACGTACGAGGCGCGCGTGGACTCGGCGCTCGCGTGGCTCAGCCTGCCCGACGCCCGGCGGCCCCGCCTCCTGACGCTGTACTTCTCCGCCGTCGACGGGGCCGGGCACCGCCACGGCCCCGACAGCCCCGAGGTCGCCGACGCCGTCGCCCGCGTGGACTCCGCGCTCGGCCGACTCCTCGACGGGATCGAACGGATCGACGGGCGGGACGACGTGAACGTCGTGCTCGTCTCCGATCACGGGATGGCGCAGCCGGATGCGGGGCAGGCCGTCGTCGTCACGGACTACGTGACGCTGCCCGACGACGTGCAGGCGCTCACGGCCGGCCCCGAACTCATGCTCTGGCTCGACGAAGCCGCCGCCGATTCGCTCGACGTGCTCCTCGACGTCGCGCTCCCGCCGACGGTCCGCTCCTACACCCGCGACGAACTGCCGGAGGGCTGGCACTTCGGCACGAGCCCGCGCACCCCGCCGCTCATCCTCGTCGCCGAGCGGCCTGTGCTCGTTGGGCTGCCGCGCCACTTCGAGCGGCCGTGGGGCGGTGTGCACGGCTACGCCCCGGAAGACTCGACGATGGGCGGCATCTTCCTCGCCGCCGGGCCGCAGGTCGCGGCAGCGGGGCGGATCGCCGCGTTCGACAACGTGCACATCTACCCGTTCCTCACGGCGCTTCTCGGCCTCCGCCCGAACCCCGACATCGATGGCGACGCGACCGTGCTGGCTCCGGCGCTGCGCTAG
- a CDS encoding YfiT family bacillithiol transferase, with the protein MDDLRYPLGRFEHDGPVSDADLARWIADIEALPAALRATVAGLDDAQFDTPYRPGGWTVRQVVHHVGDSHLNALARFKLALTEDTPTIKPYAEARWAELVDHALPVEPGLALVDAVHARWVPILRSLDRDDLARTYIHPERDRTLALDWTVGMYAWHGRHHVAHVTALREREGWSAPS; encoded by the coding sequence ATGGACGACCTCCGCTACCCCCTCGGCCGCTTCGAGCACGATGGCCCTGTCTCCGACGCCGACCTCGCCCGCTGGATCGCGGACATCGAAGCGCTGCCCGCCGCCCTCCGCGCCACCGTCGCCGGGCTCGACGACGCGCAGTTCGACACACCGTACCGGCCAGGCGGCTGGACCGTGCGGCAGGTCGTCCACCACGTCGGCGACAGCCACCTCAACGCGCTCGCGCGGTTCAAGCTCGCCCTCACCGAGGACACGCCGACGATCAAGCCCTACGCCGAAGCCCGGTGGGCCGAGTTGGTCGATCACGCGCTCCCCGTCGAGCCCGGCCTCGCGCTCGTCGATGCCGTGCACGCGCGGTGGGTCCCGATCCTGCGCTCGCTGGACCGCGACGATCTGGCGCGGACCTATATCCATCCCGAGCGCGACCGGACGCTGGCACTCGATTGGACGGTGGGGATGTACGCGTGGCACGGCCGCCATCACGTCGCCCACGTCACCGCGCTGCGCGAGCGCGAGGGCTGGAGCGCGCCGTCGTAG
- the def gene encoding peptide deformylase, which translates to MILPIYPYGSPILREETIPIEADSPALQQLIDDMVETMHAASGIGLAAPQIGRRERLFVVDLSAMAEDLMEELGEIPPWARAPMAFINPEIVEEDEGVCEYEEGCLSIPDIRELVARPDRVRVRFLDRDFTEHDIVAGGILARVIQHELDHLHGVLFIDHISQLRRKLLKRRLNTIARGEGDADYLLASPDAEPQSA; encoded by the coding sequence ATGATTCTCCCGATCTATCCCTACGGCAGTCCGATCCTCCGCGAGGAGACGATTCCCATCGAAGCAGACAGCCCGGCGCTCCAGCAACTCATCGACGACATGGTCGAGACGATGCACGCGGCGAGCGGGATCGGGCTGGCCGCGCCCCAGATCGGCCGCCGCGAGCGGTTGTTCGTCGTCGACCTCAGCGCGATGGCGGAAGATCTGATGGAAGAGTTGGGCGAGATCCCGCCGTGGGCGCGCGCGCCGATGGCGTTCATCAACCCCGAGATCGTGGAGGAGGACGAGGGCGTTTGCGAGTACGAGGAGGGGTGCCTCTCGATTCCCGACATCCGCGAACTCGTCGCCCGCCCCGACCGCGTTCGCGTCCGCTTCCTCGACCGGGATTTTACAGAGCATGACATCGTGGCCGGGGGCATCCTCGCCCGCGTGATCCAGCACGAACTCGACCACCTCCACGGCGTCCTCTTCATCGACCACATCAGCCAACTCCGGCGGAAGCTGCTGAAACGACGCCTCAACACCATCGCCCGTGGCGAAGGCGACGCCGACTACCTCCTCGCGTCACCCGACGCCGAGCCGCAGTCGGCGTGA
- a CDS encoding HU family DNA-binding protein yields the protein MAQKRVPTLTKKDVARRVAELRNEPIYKSEPWVTDVITALRELMLDADPEVRIELRDFGVFEVKKTKAKPKARNPKTNETVFIPSRRKTHFKPSKRVKLELQQPLKELGYSIPEGSADAPTNGKATNGTKAANGKATNGAKATNGAKAVNGTAKAKQTSNV from the coding sequence ATGGCTCAAAAGCGCGTCCCCACGCTGACGAAAAAAGACGTAGCTCGTCGCGTCGCAGAACTGCGAAACGAACCGATCTACAAGTCTGAGCCCTGGGTCACCGACGTGATCACGGCGCTGCGCGAGCTGATGCTCGACGCGGATCCCGAGGTCCGCATCGAACTCCGGGACTTCGGCGTCTTCGAGGTGAAGAAGACCAAAGCCAAGCCGAAAGCGCGGAATCCGAAGACGAACGAGACCGTGTTCATCCCGAGCCGGCGCAAGACTCACTTCAAGCCGAGCAAGCGCGTGAAGCTCGAGCTCCAGCAGCCGCTCAAGGAACTTGGCTACTCAATCCCCGAAGGCAGCGCCGACGCGCCGACGAACGGGAAAGCCACAAATGGAACGAAGGCCGCGAACGGGAAAGCCACGAATGGCGCGAAGGCCACCAACGGAGCGAAGGCCGTCAACGGCACCGCCAAGGCGAAGCAGACCAGCAACGTCTAG
- the ruvX gene encoding Holliday junction resolvase RuvX: protein MLPSRPRIVAVDYGTKRVGLAMADPLRLFAQPLGTYPPDEAVERLRTLHRDEGIEALVVGWPLMADGEEGAATERVRPYFNRLRNAFPGVALVAWDERFSSARAKEAIRAAGAGRKARRDKGRVDRAAAAVILQEYLDEVASVK, encoded by the coding sequence ATGCTCCCCAGCCGGCCTCGAATCGTCGCGGTAGACTACGGGACGAAGCGCGTCGGGCTCGCGATGGCGGACCCGCTTCGGCTGTTCGCGCAGCCGCTCGGGACGTACCCCCCGGACGAGGCCGTCGAGCGGCTCCGCACGTTACACCGTGACGAGGGGATCGAAGCCCTCGTCGTCGGATGGCCATTGATGGCCGACGGGGAGGAGGGCGCGGCGACCGAGCGCGTGCGTCCGTATTTCAACCGGCTCCGTAATGCGTTCCCGGGCGTTGCCCTCGTCGCGTGGGACGAGCGGTTCTCGTCAGCGAGGGCGAAGGAGGCGATCCGCGCCGCCGGGGCCGGGCGGAAGGCCCGCCGTGACAAAGGCCGCGTCGACCGCGCCGCCGCCGCCGTCATCCTCCAAGAGTACCTCGACGAAGTAGCAAGCGTGAAGTGA